The following proteins come from a genomic window of Streptococcus oralis:
- a CDS encoding DUF6773 family protein, which yields MKNRVFYYQLLDEREEQLINKAGTESFHVFIGLILLSYLVAVLAPALFNPNILLVTLLLGIFFFFNRARQLGVTYYSRFHFTIVGCLLVTLAITTLLMLQNYQFNVEIYQHNPLNVKYLSAWVITYLIYLPWVFIGNLGLKSYGEWAQKKFEQDMDELENGE from the coding sequence GAGTTTTTTATTATCAATTGTTAGACGAAAGGGAAGAGCAACTGATTAACAAAGCTGGGACAGAGTCTTTTCATGTGTTTATCGGGCTCATTCTGCTAAGTTATTTGGTGGCAGTATTAGCACCTGCTCTTTTTAATCCTAATATTCTTCTAGTTACCCTTCTTTTGGGAATTTTCTTCTTTTTCAATCGTGCACGACAACTTGGAGTGACCTACTATAGTCGTTTTCATTTTACGATTGTAGGGTGTTTGCTGGTAACTCTCGCTATTACGACTCTCTTGATGTTGCAAAATTATCAATTCAATGTCGAAATTTATCAGCACAATCCTCTGAACGTTAAATACTTGTCTGCTTGGGTCATTACTTATCTGATTTACCTTCCTTGGGTTTTTATCGGCAATCTTGGGCTTAAAAGTTATGGCGAATGGGCTCAAAAAAAGTTTGAGCAAGATATGGATGAACTTGAGAATGGAGAATAG
- the nadE gene encoding ammonia-dependent NAD(+) synthetase, translated as MSLQETIIQQLGVKPVIDAQEEIRRSIDFLKRYLEKHPFLKTFVLGISGGQDSTLAGRLAQLAMEEIRAETGDDSYQFIAVRLPYGVQADEADAQKALAFIQPDISLVVNIKESADAMTAAVEATGSTVSDFNKGNIKARSRMIAQYALAGAHSGAVIGTDHAAENITGFFTKFGDGGADILPLYRLNKRQGKQLLKELGADPALYEKIPTADLEEEKPGIADEVALGVTYEEIDDYLEGKTISPEAQATIENWWHKGQHKRHLPITVFDHFWE; from the coding sequence ATGAGTTTGCAAGAGACCATTATCCAGCAACTGGGTGTCAAGCCAGTGATTGATGCCCAGGAAGAAATTCGTCGTTCGATTGATTTCTTAAAGAGATACTTGGAAAAACACCCCTTCCTTAAAACCTTTGTACTTGGAATTTCTGGAGGTCAGGACTCAACCTTAGCAGGGCGCTTGGCGCAATTAGCGATGGAAGAAATACGGGCAGAGACAGGAGATGACAGCTACCAATTTATCGCTGTCCGCCTGCCATACGGAGTGCAAGCAGATGAAGCAGATGCTCAAAAAGCTCTTGCTTTCATCCAGCCAGATATCAGCTTGGTTGTGAATATCAAGGAATCAGCTGATGCCATGACAGCTGCAGTCGAAGCGACAGGAAGCACTGTTTCAGACTTCAACAAGGGAAATATCAAGGCTCGTAGTCGTATGATTGCCCAATATGCCCTTGCGGGTGCCCATAGTGGAGCGGTCATTGGAACAGACCATGCTGCAGAAAATATCACAGGCTTTTTTACCAAGTTTGGTGACGGTGGTGCAGACATTCTCCCTCTTTACCGCCTCAATAAACGCCAAGGAAAACAACTCTTGAAGGAGCTTGGTGCAGACCCAGCCCTTTATGAAAAAATCCCAACAGCAGATTTGGAAGAAGAAAAACCAGGTATTGCAGACGAAGTAGCCTTGGGAGTCACTTATGAAGAGATTGATGACTACCTAGAAGGAAAAACAATCAGCCCAGAAGCCCAAGCGACTATCGAAAACTGGTGGCACAAAGGCCAACACAAACGCCACCTACCAATCACCGTCTTTGATCACTTTTGGGAGTAA
- a CDS encoding nicotinate phosphoribosyltransferase yields MYPDDSLTLHTDLYQINMMQVYFDQGIHNKKAVFEVYFRQQPFNNGYAVFAGLERIVHYLEDLRFSDSDIAYLETLGYHGEFLDYLRNLKLELTVRSAQEGDLVFANEPIVQVEGPLAQCQLVETALLNIVNFQTLIATKAARIRSVIEDEPLMEFGTRRAQEMDAAIWGTRAAVIGGANGTSNVRAGKLFGIPVLGTHAHALVQVYGNDYEAFKAYAATHRDCVFLVDTYDTLRIGVPAAIQVARELGDQINFMGVRIDSGDIAYISKKVRQQLDEAGYPDAKIYASNDLDENTILNLKMQHAKIDVWGVGTKLITAYDQPALGAVYKIVAIEDENGKMRNTIKLSSNAEKVSTPGKKQVWRITSREKGKSEGDYITYDGVDVSGMTEIKMFHPTYTYIKKTVRNFDAVPLLVDIFKEGKLVYDLPSLTEIQSYARKEFDKLWDEYKRVLNPQHYPVDLARDIWQDKMDLIDKMRKEALGEGEEE; encoded by the coding sequence ATGTATCCAGATGATAGTTTGACATTGCACACGGACTTGTACCAGATTAACATGATGCAAGTTTACTTTGACCAAGGAATTCACAATAAGAAGGCGGTTTTTGAGGTTTACTTCCGCCAGCAACCGTTTAATAACGGCTATGCGGTTTTTGCTGGTTTGGAAAGAATTGTACATTATCTTGAAGACTTACGCTTTTCAGATAGCGATATTGCCTACTTGGAGACGCTTGGGTATCATGGAGAATTCTTGGATTACCTACGAAATCTCAAGTTAGAACTAACGGTTCGTTCTGCTCAGGAAGGGGACTTGGTTTTTGCTAATGAGCCGATTGTGCAGGTTGAAGGACCTCTAGCCCAATGTCAATTGGTCGAAACGGCTCTCTTAAACATCGTTAACTTTCAAACCTTGATAGCAACCAAGGCAGCACGTATTCGTTCGGTCATTGAGGATGAACCCTTGATGGAGTTCGGGACACGTCGTGCGCAAGAAATGGATGCAGCTATCTGGGGAACACGCGCAGCCGTGATTGGTGGCGCCAATGGAACCAGCAACGTGCGAGCAGGGAAGCTCTTTGGTATTCCAGTCCTAGGAACCCACGCCCATGCCTTGGTACAGGTTTATGGAAACGACTATGAGGCCTTTAAGGCCTATGCAGCGACCCATCGTGATTGTGTCTTTCTTGTGGATACCTATGACACTCTTCGTATCGGTGTGCCAGCTGCTATTCAGGTGGCGCGTGAACTGGGTGATCAGATTAACTTTATGGGTGTGCGGATTGACTCTGGGGATATTGCCTATATTTCCAAGAAAGTTCGTCAACAGTTGGATGAGGCTGGATATCCAGATGCTAAGATTTACGCTTCTAATGATCTTGATGAAAATACTATTCTCAACCTCAAGATGCAACACGCTAAAATTGATGTCTGGGGTGTTGGGACCAAGCTGATTACGGCTTATGACCAGCCTGCTCTTGGCGCAGTTTATAAGATTGTTGCTATTGAAGATGAAAATGGTAAGATGCGCAACACCATCAAGCTTTCAAGCAATGCTGAAAAAGTGTCGACGCCAGGTAAGAAGCAGGTATGGCGCATTACCAGTCGTGAAAAAGGCAAGTCAGAAGGTGACTACATCACCTATGATGGTGTGGATGTGAGTGGCATGACAGAAATCAAGATGTTCCATCCAACTTATACCTACATCAAAAAGACCGTTCGTAATTTTGATGCCGTTCCTCTCTTGGTGGATATCTTTAAAGAAGGGAAATTGGTTTACGATTTGCCTAGTTTGACTGAGATTCAGTCCTATGCTCGCAAAGAATTTGACAAGCTTTGGGATGAGTATAAACGGGTACTCAATCCGCAACACTATCCAGTGGACTTGGCGCGTGATATTTGGCAAGATAAGATGGATTTAATTGATAAGATGCGCAAAGAAGCCCTTGGTGAAGGAGAAGAAGAATGA